One region of Dryobates pubescens isolate bDryPub1 chromosome 20, bDryPub1.pri, whole genome shotgun sequence genomic DNA includes:
- the TMEM200B gene encoding transmembrane protein 200B — protein sequence MTAESTKANGPTREPEAGGPKAAAPPAPPRRRRRRLRRKSPPEVQVKGQLRMRSPSGAFVMVGISVVLVGMTIAVVGYWPHRGAGVSGASTGNSSTSGDVRREVAPARSQVPHSEKLKLIGPVIMGIGLFIFICANTMLYENRDMETRRLMQKGLYAMAGGLPEGAVPGDGHCQPEEGQPVPRANAECVEGCYQVDLSCQPCRSPSSKWSDCYGPNRLQATAECLRHPAASPVASLLSLRSGTSAEANLGLSCHAGAESLVSSAVGALALPVIKLNNCLLDAAARGAGAAAEGDATQPLPEAPQLSQAPLSTSSSKVPRGQDRGGGGHVVINMDGSCPSAELAMAELSLDAQLHTPGHSKSLDLGRPGVLLVAPIKDRKNRSWPRLDQVSLVGYTKLESTGESSDQLLEPCQPPSRGEPRPSSWTVGMEQGSQV from the coding sequence ATGACAGCTGAGAGCACCAAAGCCAATGGGCCCACGCGGGAGCCAGAGGCAGGGGGCCCCAAGGCAGCggcgcccccagccccaccgcgGCGCCGGCGGCGTCGGCTGCGGCGCAAGTCCCCTCCGGAGGTCCAGGTGAAGGGGCAGCTCCGCATGCGCTCGCCCTCGGGAGCCTTCGTCATGGTGGGCATCTCGGTGGTCCTGGTGGGCATGACCATCGCTGTGGTGGGCTACTGGCCCCACCGGGGAGCTGGGGTGAGCGGGGCCAGCACGGGGAACAGCAGCACCTCGGGGGACGTGAGGCGGGAGGTGGCCCCGGCGAGGAGCCAGGTGCCTCACAGCGAGAAGCTGAAGCTGATCGGCCCTGTGATCATGGGCATCGGGCTCTTCATCTTCATCTGCGCCAACACCATGCTCTACGAGAACAGGGACATGGAGACCCGCCGGCTGATGCAGAAGGGGCTCTacgccatggcaggggggctccCCGAGGGGGCCGTCCCTGgggatgggcactgccagcctgaggAGGGCCAGCCCGTCCCCAGGGCCAACGCCGAGTGCGTGGAGGGCTGCTACCAGGTGGAtctctcctgccagccctgccgcAGCCCTAGCAGCAAGTGGTCTGACTGCTATGGCCCAAACAGGCTGCAGGCCACGGCCGAGTGCCTCCggcacccagcagcatcccccgtggcctccctcctcagcctccgcTCCGGCACCTCCGCAGAGGCCAACCTTGGCCTCTCCTGCCACGCTGGAGCCGAGTCCTTGGTGTCCTCGGCCGTGGGCGCCTTGGCCTTGCCTGTCATCAAGCTCAATAACTGCTTGCTGGACGCGGCAGCGCGAGGGGCTGGTGCGGCAGCGGAGGGGGAcgccacccagcccctgcctgaagctccacagctctcccaggctccactctccaccagcagcagcaaggtgcccCGTGGCCAGGACCGTGGCGGTGGCGGCCACGTCGTCATCAACATGGATGGCAGCTGCCCCAGCGCGGAACTGGCgatggcagagctcagcctcgATGCACAGCTCCACACCCCAGGACACTCCAAGTCCCTGGACCTCGGGCGGccaggggtgctgctggtggccccCATCAAGGACCGTAAGAACCGGAGCTGGCCCCGTCTGGACCAGGTCAGCCTGGTGGGTTACACCAAACTGGAAAGCACTGGCGAGTCCTCGgaccagctgctggagccctgccagcccccgaGCCGGGGCGAGCCCCGACCCAGCTCCTGGACAgtggggatggagcagggctcACAGGTCTGA